A region from the Variovorax sp. RKNM96 genome encodes:
- a CDS encoding NAD(P)H-dependent oxidoreductase yields MKPRLHTLICTTRPGRLGPAIAEWAHEFAQAHGRFDSTLVDLAEFSLPVFDEPEHPRLQQYIHAHTKAWSASVAAADAFLFVMPEYNHGPPGALINAMNYLVREWQYKPVGFVSYGGVSGGLRGVQATKQLMSTLKLVPIPEAIVVPNFTQHVEADGRFVPNELHTASGMAMLEELHRWTRALAALRVEARPEELG; encoded by the coding sequence ATGAAACCTCGCCTTCATACGCTGATCTGCACCACCCGGCCGGGCCGCCTCGGACCGGCGATCGCCGAGTGGGCTCATGAGTTCGCGCAGGCGCATGGGCGCTTCGATTCGACGCTCGTGGACCTTGCCGAGTTCTCGCTGCCAGTGTTCGACGAACCGGAACACCCCCGGCTTCAGCAATACATCCATGCGCATACGAAAGCGTGGAGCGCATCGGTGGCCGCGGCAGACGCGTTCCTGTTTGTCATGCCTGAATACAACCACGGCCCTCCTGGCGCCCTGATCAACGCGATGAACTACCTCGTGCGTGAATGGCAGTACAAGCCGGTCGGCTTCGTCAGCTATGGCGGCGTGTCCGGGGGTCTTCGCGGCGTCCAGGCGACCAAGCAATTGATGAGCACGCTCAAGCTGGTGCCTATTCCAGAAGCGATCGTGGTGCCTAATTTCACGCAGCACGTCGAGGCCGATGGCAGGTTCGTCCCGAACGAGCTACACACCGCTTCCGGCATGGCAATGCTCGAGGAGTTGCACCGGTGGACCCGCGCCCTCGCCGCACTGAGGGTGGAGGCACGTCCTGAAGAATTGGGTTGA
- a CDS encoding helix-turn-helix transcriptional regulator, giving the protein MPNIASILKAEISRVARKEVRAEIETLKKASVAHRASIAELRRQMNVLEKELRRVAKRATRPAATVDPGDEVEARTKRRFSAARLAAHRAKLGLSAAIYGQLVGVSGQTIYHWEQGKARPRAAQLESLATVRELGAREVAERLSA; this is encoded by the coding sequence ATGCCAAATATTGCCTCAATCCTCAAAGCTGAAATCTCCCGCGTTGCTCGCAAAGAAGTGCGCGCTGAGATTGAAACGCTCAAGAAGGCATCGGTCGCGCATCGCGCGTCGATTGCTGAGCTACGTCGCCAAATGAATGTGCTCGAGAAGGAACTGCGTCGGGTTGCAAAACGAGCGACGCGCCCCGCCGCAACAGTTGATCCCGGCGATGAAGTGGAAGCGCGCACAAAGCGCCGATTCAGCGCAGCCAGGTTGGCGGCGCATCGCGCCAAGCTCGGGCTCTCCGCGGCGATCTATGGGCAACTGGTCGGTGTATCAGGGCAGACGATCTACCACTGGGAACAAGGTAAGGCTCGGCCACGGGCCGCACAACTCGAAAGCCTTGCAACGGTGCGAGAACTCGGTGCACGTGAGGTGGCAGAGCGCTTGAGCGCGTAG